The window GGTTAATGTTTCACCGGGTATAACATTATTGGTAACCCTGACTCTAAATATAAGCTCTAAACTATCACCAATACCAAGAAAAGGCACATTCCAAAAAATATAGTTTTCAGATACCACATAACTTGCAACCGTACCCGCCGGAGCAATGATACTTAATGGCACATAACTTAATCCTGCAGTGATACCACCGGGTTGGTCAATAACAATGATGTTATAGGCATCAGCTGAACCATCATTTGTAATGGTGATCCTGTATTCAATAATTTCGCCTGCAATGGCTTCTGTGGATACAACATAATCTGCTTGACCCCGGGATACATTTCTTTCTCCTTTTACAGGTGCTATGTTAGGATTTCTTACAAATACATCAACTGTTCCCGTCTCTTCCATTGGTAGCCCGCTGGGTTCAGAATCCCAATTAACCCTACCTGTATTGGTTTGTGTTTCCGTATAGGTAGGAGGTGTAGGTGCAGAACTATCAATGAGTGCTCTGAATGAATATACCAAAGTCACAGGTGCCAATGTTGCATCAACTATTGGGATAGTAGGCCATGTAATGATTTGCCCAACCACTGAAGACGGGTCTACTGGCATGGCGTCATTATCGTATGTTTGACCAATTGGCAGTACATCACTGATGACAACATTATATGCTGTTAAACCTTGAGGAACAGTCCAAGTAAGGGTATACCGTACTGGGTCACCAACAACTCTATCATTTATATCTACTGTTTTAGTGATTGGCGCACTGGCAGTTGTTAATGTTTGACTAGCAGAACGCTCTAACCCAGGGTATTGATAATTACTAAGATTAGGGTCAAATTGTTGAGAATAAGGTGACGTGGTATTGGCGTCATTTGTTAAGGAAATACCAGGCCCTATGCCTGCATCTACAATTACTTGGTATGTGAGTTCTATAGCGTCATCAGGCTTTAATCGTAAAATCATCATATCTATTTGATCTGGGCTTGTAAAAACAGGTGCATTAAAAACAGGTGTCCCTGAAGAGGCTACTGCTGTTAAACTTCCCCCTACATACGTTAATAAATTTGGTATGACATCTGAAAAATCCACATCAAATGCATCCACAACTGTTCCATCCATATTCTGTGGGTTACTGATAACAATGGTATACGTATACACCTGTCCTGGTACGACGGCATTGGGTGTTGGACCAGCCACATTTTTCGTTAATACCATGTCAGGTTGACCAAAATTAACATCTATTTGATCTCTATCACTATATGCTATTCCTTCTGTATCTAATCCACTTAGTTTCACTAGATTAACATCTGTACCCTCAAAATCCACATCAAACATGGATACTTGAAAGTTAACCGTCCAATTGGCTGTACCTATGATAAAATTATCAAGCAACCACTCAACCCCATTATTACCAGTTGGCGTTGGTCCTAAAATGGGCAAAAAAGGGTTATAGACAAGATTTGAAATACTAGCTGCATCTAATGTTAATGGTAAAAAGTCACTCACCAAGATCTCTTTTTGTGTTGCATCATCAAAATAGAGATAATTAACTTGAAACTCAACTAGATCCCCAGGGGCAACTGCTGTTATGCCTGCAGGTTTTGGTGTACCATCTCTATAATATACTTGCACCAGCTGTTTCATAATAGATGGTAACAATATCATCCCTGAACTACCTGAGCTATCAGGTGTTGGGGTAAAAGAATTAGCATTAAAACCATTGATATCAACCGTATTACTTAATGTATCACCTGCTAAAACAGGCCCACCAGGTGGAGCGGTATAATTATTATCTACAACTGTTGTAAATGTAATAACACCAGTTGTTGATGTAATCAATGT is drawn from Vallitalea pronyensis and contains these coding sequences:
- a CDS encoding DUF11 domain-containing protein, with product MAFDPNLFTVDVSPDPTNIVLGNTGEVTITASNSNPGDWGYNLTYVMTIPDGVSFVSADVPPTSQTLNVDDTITLTWLDIKDLAPNEIGYTFNVTLMADEDFRSTGTEVPFNIPLTPVSVSGTVDTLPRGNSEPGNIKYTKSDSTSVIPLQYAVRKSVPGKMPKGASTPPPADWPYTHEITIENNTRQTSDVNISDVMDNGLRYIGPIGAVGPDSAQLLAPTIVVPTAGGQDFVSITWNAIALSMGSTNTITYDVAIWDNFTVGGIENSGSRIPHLTPLDNDVTMTGLPGPVVMTTGTTLAMDLTIDKSQAPTTLDVGTVITYTLTYRVNQYDDVNSVVITDVIGDGQTYQSASVPPDAPPVKNPVTGLTTVTWSLGTLITSTTGVITFTTVVDNNYTAPPGGPVLAGDTLSNTVDINGFNANSFTPTPDSSGSSGMILLPSIMKQLVQVYYRDGTPKPAGITAVAPGDLVEFQVNYLYFDDATQKEILVSDFLPLTLDAASISNLVYNPFLPILGPTPTGNNGVEWLLDNFIIGTANWTVNFQVSMFDVDFEGTDVNLVKLSGLDTEGIAYSDRDQIDVNFGQPDMVLTKNVAGPTPNAVVPGQVYTYTIVISNPQNMDGTVVDAFDVDFSDVIPNLLTYVGGSLTAVASSGTPVFNAPVFTSPDQIDMMILRLKPDDAIELTYQVIVDAGIGPGISLTNDANTTSPYSQQFDPNLSNYQYPGLERSASQTLTTASAPITKTVDINDRVVGDPVRYTLTWTVPQGLTAYNVVISDVLPIGQTYDNDAMPVDPSSVVGQIITWPTIPIVDATLAPVTLVYSFRALIDSSAPTPPTYTETQTNTGRVNWDSEPSGLPMEETGTVDVFVRNPNIAPVKGERNVSRGQADYVVSTEAIAGEIIEYRITITNDGSADAYNIIVIDQPGGITAGLSYVPLSIIAPAGTVASYVVSENYIFWNVPFLGIGDSLELIFRVRVTNNVIPGETLTNEAQVESFTNINMVFIYPSVDSNSVSVFIEPGVRGIRLENLNDFIIY